Genomic DNA from Patescibacteria group bacterium:
TTAGTTCAGCACCGATCACGTTTTTGCCGATAGCTATGCCGACCATGTGATTGCGGGAATTAGTGCTTTCGCCGGTAGTGAATAGATCACCTAAGCCAGCCTCAGAGAGCACGGTGCTGGCCTTACCACCTAGCTTACTAATAATTTGTCTCATTTCTTTGACCGCCCGAGACATGAGTACACCTTTGGCGTTGACGCCGAGCTCGAGTCCGTCGGCGATACCCAGGCCGAGCACGTAGGTATTTTTTAGCACTCCGCATAAAGCAACCCCGCGGACATCAGCCGTTCCGCGAATATGCAAAACAGTTCCTTTGAAGAGTGAAATGACGAGCTTGCGCACATCCGTATCTGCGCTTCCAATAATTCCGGTGGTATGTTTGCCGGCCATTAGTTCTTCTGCAATCATCGGGCCGGCCAGGATGCCGACCGGATGTCCCGGAACCATTTCTTGTAAGAGTATGTCTGTAGTTTTACAGGTTTCGGCTTCAATGCCTTTTGATAGGGAGATGAGCGGTACCCCCTCCTTTAGATGAAGGTGGACCGAATGTAGAACGCCGCGCAGAGTCCAGGAAGGAATACATAGAAAAATAAGGTCACTGGCCTCGACTACCGATTCTAAAGTGCCTTGGTTGGGATATTTTTCTGTGTTGACATCCCAGGGTCTTATTACGATATCTGGTTTCCCTTTGAGTACCGAGTGAATGGCTGAACCAATTTCTCCGTAGCCGATAATGCCAATGTTCATATGAAAGAATTATACCAGTTGACTAGTAATAGAGGATAGGCAAATAATATTTACACTATGGATAATGAATCTTTAAAGAAATCTTTTTTGTTTGGGTTTCTGGGTGCCTGTGCTTGTAACGCGATGTTGATTTTTGGGGTGGTGGCTGTCATAAAACATACTGACGTTGGCTCTTGGGTGGCACAAAATCTGAATATTCAGCCGGCGGCGGCCTCGAGTTCGCCAGTGATCCTGACTGACTCGACGGGTAAAGCCGACAATATTGTCAGCGTGG
This window encodes:
- a CDS encoding NAD(P)H-dependent glycerol-3-phosphate dehydrogenase; this translates as MNIGIIGYGEIGSAIHSVLKGKPDIVIRPWDVNTEKYPNQGTLESVVEASDLIFLCIPSWTLRGVLHSVHLHLKEGVPLISLSKGIEAETCKTTDILLQEMVPGHPVGILAGPMIAEELMAGKHTTGIIGSADTDVRKLVISLFKGTVLHIRGTADVRGVALCGVLKNTYVLGLGIADGLELGVNAKGVLMSRAVKEMRQIISKLGGKASTVLSEAGLGDLFTTGESTNSRNHMVGIAIGKNVIGAELKSEGTMSIPCFKKLLADDLARLPFLHYLIDVTAGNVPASKITRFL